In Myxocyprinus asiaticus isolate MX2 ecotype Aquarium Trade chromosome 16, UBuf_Myxa_2, whole genome shotgun sequence, a single window of DNA contains:
- the LOC127454196 gene encoding ankyrin repeat domain-containing protein 34A-like: MGDGGALHTDGNALLKAVFQGKLRLARLLLEGGAYINEGNEKGETPIIAACLARYDDMQTQQRMVRYLLEKRADPNIPDKSGRTALMHACAEQAGKEVVSLLLENGADPSLKDYGGASALVHAINKGDRDTLQVLLDACKAKGREVIIITTDTSPSGTKKTKQYLNSPPSPGVVDKISPTCMSPSEVEIHTSGLAPSEEETIFSFAVSSALPLPSSRPQGERRPPPRKLLKRLNSEPWGLVAPSVLAERAERMEGDLAEEDKLVSEMNGLSVTGPGRPLLSRRHSIETHDPSSPKLMDRSCSEDCAALCGSSWADKVHQHQSLYRRNTAPETQGNAAQASAGIRALPHPKLTRMEHYESDTHLCPGSIPGSPDSGRVSVERRKYNASPLSLLTSSSRESLESIPNSVSPITMRRRPPGLLERRGSGTLLLDHISHTRPGFLPPLNVNPQRPIPDIRANGKPTSPVHSGSKILLPVAPSSPKRGPDFKMKKKLMRRHSMQTEQMKQLSTFREILTEKVMEMNGD; encoded by the coding sequence ATGGGTGATGGAGGGGCCTTGCACACAGATGGCAATGCTCTTCTAAAGGCGGTGTTCCAGGGAAAACTCCGCCTTGCCCGCCTCCTCCTGGAGGGTGGAGCCTATATCAATGAAGGTAATGAGAAAGGGGAGACGCCTATTATAGCGGCCTGTCTGGCGAGATATGACGATATGCAGACCCAGCAGAGAATGGTTCGGTACCTGCTGGAAAAGCGGGCAGATCCAAACATCCCCGACAAATCAGGTCGGACTGCCTTGATGCATGCGTGTGCAGAACAGGCAGGTAAAGAGGTGGTGTCACTTCTGTTGGAGAATGGAGCTGATCCCAGTTTAAAAGACTATGGTGGGGCCTCTGCACTCGTACACGCCATCAATAAGGGCGACAGAGACACCCTCCAGGTCCTGCTGGATGCCTGCAAAGCCAAAGGCAGAGAGGTGATCATTATTACCACTGATACATCTCCCTCTGGCACtaaaaagacaaaacaatatCTGAACTCCCCGCCGTCTCCAGGTGTGGTGGACAAAATCTCACCTACTTGCATGTCTCCGTCTGAGGTGGAGATCCATACCTCTGGCTTAGCTCCTAGTGAGGAGGAGACTATCTTCAGCTTCGCTGTGAGTTCAGCACTCCCACTACCCTCCAGCAGACCACAGGGTGAGAGGAGACCGCCACCACGCAAGCTTTTGAAAAGACTAAACTCTGAGCCCTGGGGCCTGGTGGCTCCCTCTGTACTTGCTGAAAGAGCTGAGCGGATGGAGGGGGATTTAGCCGAGGAGGATAAGTTGGTCTCTGAGATGAATGGGCTGTCAGTCACCGGTCCAGGCAGACCTCTTCTGTCCCGAAGGCACAGTATAGAGACCCATGACCCATCCTCTCCAAAGCTGATGGACCGGTCCTGTTCTGAGGACTGTGCAGCACTGTGTGGATCATCCTGGGCAGATAAAGTCCATCAACACCAGTCGCTGTATCGAAGAAACACAGCCCCTGAGACCCAGGGGAATGCAGCACAGGCATCGGCGGGCATTCGTGCACTGCCACACCCCAAACTCACCCGCATGGAACACTATGAGTCGGACACCCACCTATGCCCTGGTTCCATCCCTGGATCTCCAGATTCTGGGCGTGTTTCCGTGGAGCGCCGCAAGTACAATGCCTCTCCTCTGTCTCTGCTCACTAGCTCTTCCCGAGAATCTCTGGAAAGCATTCCCAACTCTGTGTCTCCCATCACGATGAGGCGACGCCCGCCAGGGCTGTTGGAACGGCGGGGATCAGGCACACTCCTCCTGGATCACATCTCCCACACGCGACCTGGGTTCCTCCCTCCTCTCAACGTCAACCCCCAGCGACCCATTCCTGATATCCGTGCTAATGGAAAACCCACTTCGCCCGTTCACTCTGGGAGCAAGATCTTGCTGCCAGTCGCCCCTTCTTCCCCAAAACGCGGGCcagatttcaaaatgaaaaagaaactgATGAGGAGACACTCAATGCAGACGGAGCAGATGAAGCAGCTTTCGACTTTCCGGGAAATCCTAACGGAAAAGGTGATGGAGATGAATGGCgactga